GTCTGAATTATTCCGTCATATCGGACCAAATACTGATGTTCCTGCCGGAGATATTGGCGTTGGCGGACGTGAAATCGGATTCATGTTTGGACAGTACAAAAGATTAAAAAATGAATTTACAGGAGTATTAACAGGTAAAGGAAGAGAATGGGGTGGCAGTTTAATAAGACCTGAAGCAACAGGTTATGGTGCTGTATATTTTGCCGAAGAAATGATGAAAACCAGAGGTGAAAGTTTCAAAGGAAAAATAGTTACAGTTTCAGGCTCGGGTAATGTTTCTCAATATGCAACTGAAAAAGCTACAGAACTTGGAGCTAAAGTTGTTACACTTTCTGACTCATCAGGTTATATTTATGATCCAGATGGAATTGATACTGAAAAATTAGCTTATGTAATGCACCTTAAAAATGTTAAAAGAGGAAGAATAAAAGAATATGCTGAAAAATATGGCTGTGAATATCATGACGGACAAAGACCATGGGGCGTAAAATGTGATATTGCATTGCCATCAGCTACTCAAAATGAAATTAATGAAGAAGAAGCCAAAACATTGATAAACAACGGATGTATTTGTGTTTCAGAAGGAGCAAATATGCCATCTGTTCCAGAAGCAGTTGAAGTTTACTTGAACAATAAAATTCTTTACGGACCGGGTAAAGCTGCTAATGCAGGCGGTGTTTCTGTTTCAGGACTTGAAATGTCTCAAAATTCATTAAGACTTTCATGGACAAGAGAAGAAGTTGATCAAAGATTACAAGTTATAATGAAAGATATTCATGCAACTTGTGTTAAATATGGTAAAGACTCATCCGGTTTTATTAATTATGTTAACGGTGCAAATATTGGTGGTTTTGTTAAAGTTGCCGATTCAATGATTGCACATGGTGTAGTATAATAATTTTTATTACATTTTTTATATATAAACCCTGTATTTATCTATTAATGCAGGGTTTTTTACTTTTGTTTACTATGAAAATAATAGTATTAAACGAAAATTTTGCAGGATTAAATTATAGAGCCGAACATGGACTTTCATATTTAATTAAGGCAGATAAAGAAATATTATTTGATACTGGTTCATCAGATTTGTTTTTAATAAATGCAAAAAAACTTGGAATAAACATTAATAAAATTGATACAATTGTATTAAGTCACGGACATTGGGACCACGGAAACGGATTAATGTTTCTTAAAAATAAAAATCTGATTTGTCATCCTGATTGTTTTATCAAACGATACCGGAAAAAAGATAAAACTTACGTTGGAATTGA
This genomic interval from Bacteroidales bacterium contains the following:
- the gdhA gene encoding NADP-specific glutamate dehydrogenase, whose amino-acid sequence is MQNPQVAELMAKVVAKNPSEVEFHQAVQEVVESIIPFIEENPKYKQTKILERIIEPERVILFRVPWADDKGEVQINRGFRIEMNSAIGPYKGGLRFHPTVNLGILKFLAFEQVFKNSLTTLPMGGGKGGSDFDPKGKSDNEVMHFCQSFMSELFRHIGPNTDVPAGDIGVGGREIGFMFGQYKRLKNEFTGVLTGKGREWGGSLIRPEATGYGAVYFAEEMMKTRGESFKGKIVTVSGSGNVSQYATEKATELGAKVVTLSDSSGYIYDPDGIDTEKLAYVMHLKNVKRGRIKEYAEKYGCEYHDGQRPWGVKCDIALPSATQNEINEEEAKTLINNGCICVSEGANMPSVPEAVEVYLNNKILYGPGKAANAGGVSVSGLEMSQNSLRLSWTREEVDQRLQVIMKDIHATCVKYGKDSSGFINYVNGANIGGFVKVADSMIAHGVV